The Lacticaseibacillus rhamnosus DNA window CACGACTTGTTTGTGAAGCCTGTGACGATGACGAGGCGGTGTTGGACGAGGCAGCTGCTGCGTCTAAAGTGAGTGCAGCGGCTTGGCCTTTCAGGGGAACGATCACGTCACGGGTGAAATCTTTAGTAGCACCGTCATGCGTGCCGCTGAGTTTAAGGGTATAGCGGCCCGGAAGTTGATTGTTGATCGTGTATTGACCATTATGATTGGCAGCTTGCACCGGCGTATGATTCAGCGTTAACGCTGCGTTTTTAAGGTTAGTCTTCACGGTTACCGCGGTGGTTCCAAGCTTGAATTTATACTTCGGGAAAAACAGCATTTCCTGACCTCGCTTGACCACCTGTACCATGCCGCTGGTGGACTTAGCCCGAATCATGGTATTTAAAAGGCTGCGATAATGGCGATCCTCAATGAGTTGGGCCAGTGGTTTGAGGTCATCTTCATGCAAAGGCGTTCCATCGCTGGCAACGGCAACTTCCGCCATATCATCAGCATCGCCGCTTGTCATTTCTTCGGCAAGCTCGGCAACTTGCCGGTCTTGACTATAATAGGCGGCGCCGGCTAAATAGGCACAACCGGCTATTAAGATGACGACAATGCCGACAATCCATGGCCAGCGCCGATGTGAGTGCGGCGTATGTCGGGTTGGCGCTGGGGCTGCTGCAGTTGTTGATGCAGGGGTCGTTGGCGGTTGCGGCGTGGACGCTTCGTTTTCGCTTGTTTGCTGCGCTTGCAGGCGGGCTGACCGTAAATCAAAGCCGCAGTTTGGGCAAAAGTCATCGTCCGGTTTAATCGGTTGCCCACAGTTAGGGCAGAATCTTAACGGTGTTTGCATGTATCATTCCTCCAAAGTTTTAATGAGTTGAGCAGCAATTTGATCATGGCCGCGTTGATTAGGGTGGAACGTATCCCGGGGGCCATTGGCAGTGAAATCCGGAATGACAGTGCCAGCCGGTCCGGTGACATCATCATGACCTTGCCAGATGGTTGCCAAGTCAACGACCGGTACCTGGTAGGTTTGCCCCACTGCTTTAACAACGGCATCGAATTTCAAGTCGGCATTAACGTAGGGCCCTTGATTTGGTGACCAGGTTGTCATGAGGATCAGTTGTGCCGAGGTTTCTTTTTGCAACGTGGTGACAATGGTTGTCAGTGCTTGTTGATAGGCAGCGAGCGCAGTTGGGGTTGCGCCACCGACAGCGTCATTGGTGCCAAACTCAATAGTGATCACATCCGGATGCTGAGCAATGAGTTGCGGTAAAGCGGGGACGCCCAAGTTAGTAGCCGTTTTTCCCACTTCCGCAATGCCGGCCTCGGTGACGGTTTTGCTGGTTAATCGGGCCAGCTGCCGGGCAAAAAGCGATGTAAAACGAGTGGCTTTTTTATCGGCAAAAAGGCCAACTGAAAGACTGTCGCCAAAAGGAGCATAAACTAACTGTGTTTTGCTTTTGGCCTTCAATTGCGCCAGTCGGGTCGGGCGCGGCGGCGTTGAAGCGGCGCTGGCCTGCCGACTGCGAACTGGCGCAGAGGAGCGGCTTGACTTAGCAGCTTGCCGCGAAACCCCACAGCCAGCCGCTAGCAACAATAGTAAAACACCCAATCCCAACCAAATCTTTTTCATCCCAATACCCTTCTTGAATCGACTGATGACATGCTGGTTATAAATGGTCTTTAGCTAACAAATCGGGTATTGCGCGCTTTCCAATCTTCTAGCTTGATAAAGACCCAGAAACTGTAAATGCCAAGCGTGATGATCGATAGCAGCAGCCACTTAATCCAATTGCCAAATAAACCGACAGCGGAACCGTAAAAATGCATCCGATGGCCTTCAATCACGGTATGGTTGATCTTCCAGCCATACAACATGGTCAACGCCCAAGGATAGCAGATGCCAAACGTGGCGATTGTGATCACTGTACCAAGAATGGCCCAGCCAATATAAGCCAATAAGCCGCCATCGAAAAAAGAATTTCGTCCATTTCTCATTTCCATAATCGTTGCATCCTCCAACTTCTTTACTTAAGTGTATCAGAGTCATCGGGCAACGCAATGAATATGCGCTATAGTGAGCGCGAGCCGACTCCTGCGCCGGGGAGCGCGTTATGGGCGTAAAGGAGAACTAGTGGCCTTGGGCGTGGCCATTGCGACCAAAAGCCCTACTTACACGCAAGCCCTTGCGCCGGAGAACGCGTTATCGTGATTGTCTGGCTCACGCTTAACGCCAAAGTTTGGTACAATAGGTCAAGGAATTTTTCACTTGGCTTTTCTGAAAGGACGATTCGTTAAATGGTAATGGATGCCGCATTAAAGGGTATGAATGATAAGCAGGCAGAGGCGGTGTTAGCCACTGAAGGACCGGTTTTGATTATGGCAGGGGCCGGTTCTGGCAAGACGCGGGTTTTGACCCACCGAATTGCTTATTTA harbors:
- a CDS encoding zinc-ribbon domain-containing protein: MQTPLRFCPNCGQPIKPDDDFCPNCGFDLRSARLQAQQTSENEASTPQPPTTPASTTAAAPAPTRHTPHSHRRWPWIVGIVVILIAGCAYLAGAAYYSQDRQVAELAEEMTSGDADDMAEVAVASDGTPLHEDDLKPLAQLIEDRHYRSLLNTMIRAKSTSGMVQVVKRGQEMLFFPKYKFKLGTTAVTVKTNLKNAALTLNHTPVQAANHNGQYTINNQLPGRYTLKLSGTHDGATKDFTRDVIVPLKGQAAALTLDAAAASSNTASSSSQASQTSRDTDDDDDDDYDDNGVTKTNRTYPSDTSKRNDNHSTSGIVGRWESGDRATFNFNSDGTYTATNNNTPSNGTWEVVYRDDNILNIKFTKPDGTSVVEPFALDDGDLIETNLKIKWERD
- a CDS encoding SGNH/GDSL hydrolase family protein codes for the protein MKKIWLGLGVLLLLLAAGCGVSRQAAKSSRSSAPVRSRQASAASTPPRPTRLAQLKAKSKTQLVYAPFGDSLSVGLFADKKATRFTSLFARQLARLTSKTVTEAGIAEVGKTATNLGVPALPQLIAQHPDVITIEFGTNDAVGGATPTALAAYQQALTTIVTTLQKETSAQLILMTTWSPNQGPYVNADLKFDAVVKAVGQTYQVPVVDLATIWQGHDDVTGPAGTVIPDFTANGPRDTFHPNQRGHDQIAAQLIKTLEE
- a CDS encoding DUF898 family protein; translation: MEMRNGRNSFFDGGLLAYIGWAILGTVITIATFGICYPWALTMLYGWKINHTVIEGHRMHFYGSAVGLFGNWIKWLLLSIITLGIYSFWVFIKLEDWKARNTRFVS